The genomic DNA atgtataaacttaaagagaaagagaccaaatcttgcacaattgaaccaaatttattttccacataggcatctgtataaaataaaccaGAGACATCCATTAAGCACATCTGGATGGATGTCATTAATATAttatacagaaatacacagacagGCAAAGCTATTCAACTCTGGAACCCATGAAAAGCACAAAGCTTTGTTTCTTCACACCGTAGGGTGAGAATAATATCATTTGTTTAACTGTCCTCGCCCACCGGATATTTGTGGAAGGAATCAGAGCAAATAGTTcacacagaccttttttttttttttttttttcagcaacaCCACGTCCCGTGTTTAATGTTTGTGAAACCAAATGATCCATTTACTGTGGAAAGAAGTGTTTCCTATTCAGTAGAAAGTAGCTCTCTCACAGCGACGCTGATGCCCACACAGAGATGTATCAAGgcctgagtgtttgtgtgcttttaggCTGTGGTTTCTGCTCGTGgactaaaaagaagaaaaaaaaacatgtttgccGTACTTGAGTTTTTATTGTGCCCATCAAAACACAATCCCTGCAGTAAAATTAATGTAgattcatcattttatttttctccgTTTAGTTTCATACATTCCACTTCACAAAGTAAATGTTGTAAAAGTCATTTATTGGTTTTGTACaaagcatatttaaaaaaaaaaaaaaaatctcactgGGGATTTCCAACCAGATAAGAATCATTCATTGCCAGCTGATCACCAGCATTGCATCACTGAACAATTACAGTGATGACCATGTGATACAGACAAGATCGACTATTTACAGTTTTCAGAGGTTTTTTGAACACTTCTTGGGAGGATAATGGAGACAGAGCATACAGCGTTAGCATCCCAAGCTCACAGAATACAACAAGCTTTTTCATGGAAAGTGCACGTATGGATGAAGCGTGTTTACAAGCATCTGGGCTTTCTTGAAAAAGATTTCTCTGACAAACGTATCCTGTGACGAGTGCAGCTTTGTTTTGCTGCTGAGCTCACCTCTGACAGGAGAGTGAATTCCTCCCTATTGTGTGAGGCCACTCCCTCTCGGGGCCCGACAAACACAAGGCAACAATGAAACTGTTCACCCTTCGTTCATCAAATCATCTGTTCTCCCTTGGAACCggaaatttaaataaactgcACAATATTTGAATCTACAGCTTTGACTGATTCCTTAATTGTAGTTCATAGACATGGAATAAACTGtctatgtggttaaatgtgaaGTATAGGCTTACACAGGTGTTAGCGTACATCGTGACCTTGTCGAAGAAGAAGACCTTGTGATCTTCAATCCTCTTCTTTTGGATGCTTATGCTGGTGCCGTTCCTCATTTGTTTGAGAATGATTTCCTGGTTGGTGACGTCGGGCACCTTCACCCATCCGAAGATGAAGAAGATTCCGGCTTTTTCTGTCGTGAAGATGTCATGTCGTCCCTCTTTATCACCGtcttggaaaataaaaagaacagtttCCATGAGGGCACAGAAACAACGTGTGATCATgtgacttaaaataaataaatgaaattaaataaagctgGTGCTTACTTTTCACTTTGCAGGTTAGAATAAGTTTGGCATCTGGAGTCAGCGCTGTAGCATCACGTGCGTAGCTCTGTTTCAAATAGAAAAGCACAAACAGAACAGAttaatgctgctgctgatgctgctaatgctgctgctaatgctgctgctaatgctgctgctgagctATGTATCAGTGATGTAATGTGTATACATATGGAGGACAAGGAGtgccacatttaaataaataaaaacaccgtTCATTAATGAATTTAATGTGCTAATAATTAATTAGAAGTCTGAATAATTGATGAAATGATTGGAAAGAGTGAAGACCAAAGCAATGGATTTGGTTGGATTGATGTTATAACCTTGTCCCCAGCAAGTCTGACAGATGAAATGAACTCatgatgtaaataaataaatagtgaaacATTTTATCTTCATACTTTttggaatgaaaatgaaatgtaaaatggattgaatgttttattgacactttgaatgaatgaatgaaaggtGTCTCACCTGGCTGCATGGTGGTCTGAGGAGGACATGATGAGCGATGAAGGCCAGCACCAGAGCCACGACCATCAGCCCCATCACTATGGCCACAACCACGGAGCACCTGAAGCAGCAGCTGCACGAACCTCCCCGGGCATCCCTCGTCCCTTCTGCCGCCCTCACTGGTGCAGAAGCTTCCAGACTCGGTCTCATCTCCACACTGACCTCCACCAGCCTCTCCTCGTGCTCTCTCTGGTTTCTGTCCATAATGCAGACTTGGATGTTTGGCTGTTTTGGTCCCTGATATAGTCCATGTGCTGCGTAATCCCAGGTCAGGCCCCGCCCCTAATCTGTCTACGTAGTAAGGGAATCCCTGAGCTACGTTTAGTTTAATGATTGCCTAACACTTCTGCTGATGCTACATTACACACTCTATATAAACATGAGGCGGAAATGGAccaaaggaagaaaaataataatacaatcaacaacaaaaacatttactttactttaattagcatttccacttttaaaaaaaatcattataagaaaaatgtttttttatttttttataatcttCATTAATTAATACCTTGGACCACACACAGTACTGAGATTCTTGGGTATCTTCTTTCAATAGTAACGTTCAGAAAACACAAACCTCGCTGCACTATTAAGGTTACTTTATTCAAACATTTTCATACAttcaaaaaaaagaagtcattgTCCAAGTTACCACTGGACATACAGTGATGGCACTGAACATTTACacactaaaaaaattaaatagatcaaaataaaaatggaatacAATGGACCTAAAATCCCAGATCATAATGTTACATTGCATTATAGTTTTCTTCCAATGGACGACAGCAACGTCAAATATGTCTCGGTCATAGAGAAAGAAACAGAAATCCATCAAcatgtgtgagtgcgtgtgtgtgtgtgtgtgtgtgtgtgagtgcgtgtgtgtgtacatactgtattaaCTTCACTGCACAGAGCTCTGTACAGCCACTGCAGGTTATCATATTGCACTTAATGTGCAAAGATGCagctttttacacacacacacacacacacacacacacacacacacacacacacacacacacaaaagtgcatttcatttttgtagttttattgatTGACATGCAACTAAAACAAAGCGACAAAATTAACACATTTCCTCTGTTTTACTGCTGTTGATGGAGGGAACACATGGTTAAAAAGAATGAATCTGTGCATCCTAGTATTAAAAGAAACATGCACAGTGTAGATGCACACAGCACAACTTGTATAAATGACCTGTAATAATGCTCTGAGAATTAAACGTCTTTGTTAGCTTAACAAGGATCTTTCATTGTTTAACATTTGTAGTTCTAGCAAAACTTGATGTCAGCTAAAAATAAACTAGGATGGACTAAAATAGGCTTGGCAGGAAAAGCTGGCAGCTGTCAACAGTTTCTTACCGGTTCAGTTTTCGATTCAATGGAAGTTTCAATGAGAGATTGAAGGAAAGTGTCAAAGGTGTgactttgttttcattcaaaCTCTTGGATTGCTCAACCAACCGTTTTAATTCTCACACCTGTTGTAGTCCAGTTTGGGCAATCTTCtgggaaaaatgtatttgtttgtgtcattgtttgtttgttttcatgtatTCATCAAACAGCTGTCTAACTGGTCCTGGAGAGTAGCTGTACTGCACGTGTTAGATGTTGTCCTGCTCCAACGCACCTTAGCGCATTGGAATGAAAGTTGCATCATACAGATCTGCAGGAGAAATGCTACAGAGCTGCTTTACGGTGTTAGCGTTAgagttttggtgtcatttacaACATGATGCCAAACACTTTTAAACACACAGATTAGAACAGATCCCAGTGTGAGACTACAAATCATGTGCTGTGACCTTTACACGAGTAAAAGTTTACAACCTGGTACGTTTCAGTGGCTGTATCTGAAGGAGTGGCCAGCTGTGCCAACATAAGCCACATCTGAACTTCCGTGAAATATTGTTGTGCTTGAGCCAACGTTCACCTGCAGTGAAACTGCTGATGAAATGGATGTTATTGGTTTCTACTGTTAACTCTTTAAATCttcacttttctttcttttttttttttgtataagcAACATCTTGATAAAGCA from Gouania willdenowi chromosome 4, fGouWil2.1, whole genome shotgun sequence includes the following:
- the LOC114461722 gene encoding uncharacterized protein LOC114461722; translated protein: MDRNQREHEERLVEVSVEMRPSLEASAPVRAAEGTRDARGGSCSCCFRCSVVVAIVMGLMVVALVLAFIAHHVLLRPPCSQSYARDATALTPDAKLILTCKVKNGDKEGRHDIFTTEKAGIFFIFGWVKVPDVTNQEIILKQMRNGTSISIQKKRIEDHKVFFFDKVTIQRQRGGLDETELRSERKRAEGQRALRERKNLGKSESKPFINLSGIYLIG